A window of Vigna unguiculata cultivar IT97K-499-35 chromosome 4, ASM411807v1, whole genome shotgun sequence contains these coding sequences:
- the LOC114181639 gene encoding uncharacterized protein LOC114181639, whose product MAIGLPPCSSHRHHFRWSSCCHHFPLSSRDSPPLSRCISSPSSSPRGQFSSSSRHHRFTFVVAPSSVHFRHRAVLWLHFKLPLKIQMSHWKKHLNLCLGKPGRVRCYGRTMTPTMFKRNENIASIKKECEAKMSSMQEEMNGMKAMMKFMLKQQNPELDDDDDDDINELMTHLLGKESNAVGPHSSASTYNPNSNDYQVQDVGEDQEDEE is encoded by the exons ATGGCCATCGGCTTACCACCGTGCTCGTCGCACCGTCATCACTTCCGGTGGTCGTCGTGCTGTCATCACTTCCCGTTGTCGTCGCGTGATTCACCCCCGTTGTCGCGCTGTATCAGTTCACCTTCGTCGTCGCCTCGTGGTCAGTTCTCGTCGTCGTCGCGCCATCATCGGTTCACTTTCGTCGTCGCGCCATCATCGGTTCACTTTCGTCATCGCGCAGTTCTCTG GCTACATTTCAAACTTCCATTGAAAATTCAAATGAGTCATTGGAAGAAACATTTGAATCTTTGCTTGGGAAAGCCTGGTCGAGTGCGTTGCTATGGAAGGACTATGACACCTACCATGTTCAAGAGAAATGAAAACATTGCTTCTATAAAAAAAGAATGTGAAGCTAAAATGAGTAGCATGCAAGAAGAAATGAATGGTATGAAGGCAATGATGAAATTCATGCTCAAGCAACAAAATCCAGAattagatgatgatgatgatgatgatataaaTGAATTGATGACACATCTTTTGGGCAAAGAAAGTAATGCAGTTGGACCTCATTCATCTGCATCAACATATAATCCTAATTCAAATGATTATCAAGTACAG gATGTTGGTGAAGATCAAGAGGATGAAGAATGA